A single region of the Planctomycetota bacterium genome encodes:
- a CDS encoding DUF2284 domain-containing protein, producing MKLNLKKYVTDALAKGARDAIIINARDIVLDPRTMLKCRFGCTGWGHNWTCPSAPGAVTVWEFTQIIKHYKKALLIHTSDKRLAQDISFATEQKAYADGAYFAFSLSDCAVCSECRYPKPCRAAKKARPAMQALGIDVFSTVRKQGLVLKTLKNKDEQQNWYSLVLID from the coding sequence ATGAAACTAAACCTGAAAAAATACGTTACTGATGCGTTGGCCAAAGGAGCCCGGGATGCCATTATTATCAACGCCAGGGACATCGTGCTTGACCCGCGTACCATGTTAAAGTGCCGGTTCGGCTGCACCGGCTGGGGCCATAACTGGACCTGTCCTTCAGCGCCCGGCGCGGTGACGGTCTGGGAATTCACCCAGATTATCAAGCATTATAAAAAGGCGCTGCTTATTCACACCAGCGACAAACGCCTGGCCCAGGATATATCCTTTGCCACAGAACAGAAGGCCTATGCGGACGGTGCCTATTTCGCCTTCAGCTTGTCCGATTGCGCGGTATGTTCGGAATGCCGGTATCCCAAGCCCTGCCGGGCAGCCAAAAAAGCCCGGCCGGCCATGCAGGCCTTAGGCATTGACGTGTTCTCAACCGTCCGCAAGCAAGGGCTGGTTCTGAAAACGCTCAAGAATAAAGACGAACAGCAGAACTGGTATAGCTTGGTGCTGATAGATTAA
- the galT gene encoding galactose-1-phosphate uridylyltransferase, translating into MSELRKDPILGRWVIVASERAKRPVDFKPDPVGPPKPAASCPFCEGNEKITPPEIYAIRKPFSAPNGKDWLVRVVPNKFPALAIEGNIDKRGKGLYDYMRGIGAHEVIIETPQHAASFTPLPEEQIQHIFQTYQARMSDLKKDDRFAYGLIFKNVGDRAGASLEHTHSQLVVTPIIPIRIQQEMKGSENFYHYRGRCIFCDIIHQEIEDDERVVINDEHFIAVEPFASRFPFETWILPKQHLTHYEMIPPHLIPSLASIAKRVFQKLEKALNNPAYNMLVHTTPFTMDETEYYHWHIEIIPRITRVAGFEWGTGFYINSVPPEDATKYLKEISI; encoded by the coding sequence ATGTCAGAATTAAGAAAAGACCCGATATTAGGCCGCTGGGTGATTGTGGCCTCGGAGCGGGCCAAGCGACCGGTTGATTTCAAGCCGGACCCGGTTGGGCCGCCCAAGCCCGCGGCTTCCTGCCCGTTCTGCGAGGGCAACGAGAAAATAACCCCGCCCGAGATATACGCCATCCGGAAACCATTTTCCGCGCCGAATGGCAAGGACTGGCTGGTCCGGGTGGTGCCCAATAAATTCCCGGCTCTGGCCATTGAGGGCAATATCGACAAGCGGGGCAAGGGCCTGTACGATTATATGCGCGGCATCGGGGCGCACGAGGTGATTATCGAAACCCCCCAGCACGCGGCCTCGTTTACGCCGCTGCCCGAGGAGCAAATTCAGCATATTTTCCAGACCTACCAGGCCCGGATGTCGGATTTAAAAAAGGACGATCGTTTTGCCTACGGACTGATTTTCAAGAATGTCGGCGACCGGGCCGGCGCGTCCCTGGAACATACCCATTCGCAGCTGGTGGTGACGCCGATTATTCCGATTCGCATCCAGCAGGAGATGAAGGGCTCGGAAAACTTTTACCACTACCGGGGCCGCTGTATCTTCTGCGACATCATCCACCAGGAGATAGAGGATGACGAGCGGGTGGTGATTAATGACGAGCATTTTATCGCGGTGGAGCCCTTTGCCTCGCGCTTCCCGTTCGAGACCTGGATACTGCCCAAACAGCATCTGACCCATTACGAGATGATACCGCCGCACCTGATACCATCACTGGCCTCCATCGCTAAGAGGGTATTTCAGAAACTGGAAAAGGCGTTGAATAATCCGGCCTACAATATGCTGGTGCACACCACGCCGTTCACCATGGATGAGACCGAATACTACCACTGGCACATCGAAATCATTCCCCGGATAACCCGGGTGGCCGGCTTTGAATGGGGCACGGGATTCTATATCAATTCGGTTCCGCCTGAAGACGCCACGAAATACCTCAAGGAGATCAGTATTTAA
- the glgA gene encoding glycogen synthase GlgA — protein MTKMNVCQVASEMVPFAKTGGLADVLGALTPQLKKSKVNVTAFLPLYKQVKTNTPNLISTGLTVKVKVGENLESGAIWKTQLQGVDVYFIQRDEYYRREYLYGTPDGDYKDNAERFIFFSRAVLEAIKLLNLRPDVIHCHDWQSALIPVYLKTIYRKDPQLAGVKTLLTVHNLAYQGLFWHWDMKLIGLGWEYFNYKQLEFYGQVNFLKGGLVFADMLSTVSPRYAREIQTPVFGERLDGVLRERAGDLHGIINGVDYDQWSPAKDKFIPVKYTEKKLADKIKNKQALRKKCHLPVTDAPIIGMIGRLASQKGFDLVSEAFEDIIKAGAQVILLGTGEEKYHQLFRDTAKKYSTQVSAHIAFDNSLAHLITAGADMFLMPSRYEPCGLNQLYALKYGTIPIVHETGGLADSIHNYTPAGLKAGTATGFSFKNYSAQEMLVCIKSALALYGDGPAWKQLMKNAMQQDFSWEHSGREYIALYKKLIK, from the coding sequence ATGACTAAAATGAATGTCTGCCAGGTGGCTTCAGAGATGGTGCCGTTTGCCAAAACCGGCGGACTGGCTGACGTGCTGGGCGCCCTGACGCCCCAGCTGAAGAAATCCAAGGTCAACGTTACGGCCTTCCTGCCCCTCTATAAACAGGTCAAGACGAACACTCCGAATCTTATTTCCACCGGGTTAACGGTCAAGGTTAAGGTGGGCGAGAATCTGGAGTCCGGGGCGATATGGAAGACGCAATTACAGGGCGTGGATGTCTATTTCATCCAGCGCGACGAGTATTACCGGCGCGAGTATCTCTACGGCACGCCGGACGGCGACTATAAGGATAACGCCGAGCGATTCATATTCTTCTCCCGAGCCGTGCTCGAGGCGATAAAACTGCTTAATCTCCGGCCCGATGTCATCCACTGCCACGACTGGCAGAGCGCGCTGATTCCGGTTTACCTTAAAACGATTTACAGGAAAGACCCGCAGCTGGCCGGCGTAAAAACCCTGCTCACGGTTCACAATCTGGCTTATCAGGGATTATTCTGGCATTGGGATATGAAACTGATCGGGCTGGGTTGGGAATATTTTAACTATAAACAGCTGGAATTCTACGGCCAGGTAAATTTCCTGAAGGGCGGCCTGGTCTTTGCGGATATGCTGTCCACGGTCAGCCCGCGTTATGCCAGAGAAATTCAGACACCGGTGTTCGGCGAGCGCCTGGACGGGGTGTTGCGCGAACGGGCCGGCGACCTGCACGGCATCATCAATGGTGTGGATTATGACCAGTGGAGCCCAGCCAAGGATAAATTCATCCCGGTAAAATACACCGAGAAGAAACTGGCCGATAAGATTAAGAACAAGCAGGCGCTCCGGAAAAAGTGCCACCTGCCGGTAACCGACGCGCCGATAATCGGAATGATCGGACGCCTGGCCTCCCAAAAAGGGTTTGATCTGGTGTCTGAGGCGTTTGAAGATATAATAAAGGCCGGCGCTCAGGTTATTTTGCTGGGCACCGGCGAGGAGAAATACCACCAGCTGTTCCGGGATACAGCCAAGAAATACTCGACACAGGTATCAGCCCATATCGCCTTTGACAATTCACTGGCGCACCTGATAACGGCCGGAGCGGATATGTTTCTGATGCCGTCCAGATACGAGCCCTGCGGCCTGAACCAGTTATACGCCCTGAAATACGGCACGATTCCAATTGTCCACGAAACCGGCGGCCTGGCCGACAGCATCCATAACTATACGCCGGCAGGCCTGAAAGCCGGAACCGCCACCGGATTTTCATTCAAGAACTATTCCGCCCAAGAAATGCTGGTCTGCATAAAATCAGCCCTGGCGCTTTACGGAGACGGCCCGGCCTGGAAGCAGCTGATGAAAAACGCCATGCAGCAGGATTTTTCATGGGAACACAGCGGTCGGGAATATATTGCGCTGTATAAGAAATTGATTAAATAA
- the purD gene encoding phosphoribosylamine--glycine ligase, translated as MKILVVGSGGREHALAWKISQSPLVKKIYAAPGNPGMAKLAECLPIAATEIDKLKEFVRTEKIDLTVVGPEMPLVNGIVNEFRKDKLKIFGPTKLAAELEGSKVFTRELLKRHGIPSPSFKVAGSLDEAMHYLAKVSMPIVIKADGLASGKGVTVCEHKDMAQDTVTRMMKDKVFGDSGNKVVIEEFLVGQEVSILALTDGKTIAVLEPAQDYKRLMDDNKGPNTGGMGAYSPVKFVTSKMMDKIVGEIIVPTVHAMYSSGRPYQGVLYAGLMVSPAGIKVLEYNVRFGDPETQPLMMRLKSDLVPLLMAVVEQKLDKIKPIEWYDEPAVCVVMTSKGYPSSPRTGDEIKFSGLSGNKNLQAFHAGTALQNNKVVTAGGRVLGITARAQNFSVARQKAYDAVKQISFDGAFYRTDIAKGV; from the coding sequence ATGAAGATATTAGTAGTGGGCTCAGGCGGCCGGGAACATGCCCTGGCCTGGAAAATCAGCCAGTCGCCGTTAGTCAAGAAAATCTATGCCGCTCCGGGCAATCCGGGCATGGCGAAGCTGGCCGAATGCCTGCCCATCGCCGCTACCGAAATAGATAAGCTCAAGGAATTTGTCCGGACCGAAAAGATAGACCTGACCGTAGTCGGCCCGGAAATGCCTTTAGTAAATGGCATAGTGAATGAATTCCGCAAGGACAAACTCAAGATATTTGGCCCGACCAAGCTGGCCGCGGAACTGGAAGGCAGCAAGGTTTTCACCCGGGAATTGCTTAAGCGGCACGGGATTCCGTCTCCTTCTTTCAAGGTGGCCGGTTCGCTGGATGAAGCGATGCACTATCTGGCCAAGGTGTCGATGCCCATTGTGATTAAGGCAGACGGGCTGGCCTCCGGCAAGGGCGTGACGGTCTGCGAACACAAGGATATGGCCCAGGACACGGTTACCCGAATGATGAAAGATAAGGTCTTCGGCGACTCGGGCAATAAGGTGGTCATCGAGGAGTTCCTGGTGGGACAGGAGGTTTCAATCCTGGCCTTGACGGACGGTAAGACCATTGCGGTTTTGGAGCCGGCCCAGGATTACAAACGCCTGATGGATGACAACAAGGGGCCTAATACCGGCGGCATGGGCGCATATTCACCGGTTAAGTTTGTCACCTCCAAGATGATGGATAAAATCGTCGGCGAAATAATCGTGCCGACGGTGCACGCCATGTATTCATCCGGCCGGCCTTATCAGGGGGTGCTTTATGCCGGATTGATGGTCTCGCCGGCCGGCATAAAGGTCCTGGAATACAATGTCCGGTTCGGCGACCCGGAAACCCAGCCGCTGATGATGCGCCTGAAAAGCGACCTGGTGCCGCTCCTGATGGCCGTGGTGGAACAGAAACTGGATAAAATCAAGCCCATCGAATGGTATGACGAGCCGGCCGTTTGCGTGGTCATGACCAGCAAAGGTTATCCGTCTAGCCCCAGGACCGGCGACGAGATAAAATTCAGCGGTCTATCAGGTAATAAAAATCTCCAGGCATTCCACGCCGGAACGGCGCTTCAGAATAATAAAGTGGTAACCGCCGGCGGGCGGGTGCTGGGCATTACCGCCCGGGCCCAGAATTTCTCCGTTGCGCGCCAAAAGGCCTACGATGCCGTAAAACAGATATCCTTTGACGGAGCATTCTACCGAACCGATATCGCGAAAGGAGTATAA
- a CDS encoding endonuclease domain-containing protein yields MKRRNVGISRCLRRNQTDAERKLWIILRNRQLCNIKFRRQFPVDKYILDFYAPECRLGVEADGGQHYEDKGRKKDEIRTKRLLLLGIKVLRFSDRDILTNVKGVVAVIQNTVEAQIKNPPHLSPLPRRERKWVGNNK; encoded by the coding sequence GTGAAAAGAAGAAATGTTGGAATAAGCAGATGTCTTAGAAGAAATCAAACAGATGCGGAAAGGAAGCTCTGGATAATCCTGCGAAATCGTCAATTATGCAATATAAAGTTCAGAAGGCAATTTCCGGTTGACAAATACATTTTAGATTTTTATGCTCCGGAATGTCGGCTTGGGGTTGAGGCCGACGGCGGACAGCATTATGAGGATAAAGGCAGGAAGAAAGACGAAATAAGGACTAAAAGGTTGCTGTTGCTGGGAATTAAAGTATTAAGGTTCAGCGACAGGGATATATTAACTAATGTTAAAGGTGTGGTGGCGGTGATACAGAATACAGTAGAAGCGCAGATAAAAAATCCCCCTCACCTTAGTCCTCTCCCCCGAAGGGAGAGGAAATGGGTGGGAAATAATAAATGA
- a CDS encoding CDP-archaeol synthase: MFNTLKKRLIISFNLISAIAFLLVFDHYLGGRQTGFYLILAGFSSLCFYEFAKLYWNINIKLPWHFPVMTGLCGIVILWIFWTFPKLIGFSKAADYLIFIMWDMPLLLTFTVFIVIAILYYLKRIDDFHQILILFVGFVYVYLPIWSIARMRAKGIILVLYFIAMVKAGDSIAYFWGTRFGRHKLAEKVSPNKTVEGFIAGLLGAAVIGMVIFYLLPPRMFSMDVLPPFWLIFIVNLVIVFVAQLGDLFESYIKRTCNVKDSGNVLGPMGGILDLSDSLLLAAPVAAFLLLKLY; the protein is encoded by the coding sequence ATGTTCAACACATTAAAAAAGCGCCTGATAATCAGTTTCAACCTGATTTCGGCCATTGCCTTTCTGCTGGTTTTTGACCATTACCTGGGCGGCCGGCAGACCGGGTTTTACCTTATCCTGGCCGGGTTTTCCTCGCTCTGCTTCTATGAATTCGCCAAACTCTACTGGAACATCAATATCAAACTGCCCTGGCATTTCCCGGTCATGACCGGCCTGTGCGGGATAGTCATCCTCTGGATATTCTGGACCTTCCCCAAACTCATCGGGTTCTCAAAGGCCGCCGACTATCTGATATTCATAATGTGGGATATGCCGCTGCTGCTGACCTTTACCGTGTTCATTGTCATCGCTATTTTATACTATCTTAAGCGGATAGATGATTTCCACCAGATTCTTATCCTGTTTGTCGGGTTTGTCTACGTCTACCTGCCCATCTGGTCCATCGCCCGGATGAGGGCCAAGGGCATAATCCTGGTGCTCTATTTCATCGCCATGGTCAAGGCCGGCGACAGCATCGCCTATTTTTGGGGCACCCGCTTCGGCCGGCACAAGCTGGCCGAAAAGGTCAGCCCGAATAAGACCGTGGAGGGTTTTATCGCCGGGCTGCTGGGCGCCGCCGTCATCGGCATGGTTATTTTCTACCTCCTGCCGCCCCGGATGTTCAGCATGGATGTCCTGCCGCCTTTCTGGCTGATATTTATCGTCAACCTGGTGATTGTCTTCGTGGCCCAGCTGGGCGATTTGTTCGAGTCGTATATCAAGCGGACCTGTAACGTCAAGGATTCGGGCAACGTGCTCGGTCCGATGGGCGGGATTCTGGATTTGAGCGACAGCTTATTGCTGGCCGCTCCGGTCGCGGCGTTCCTATTGTTAAAATTGTATTGA
- a CDS encoding PhoH family protein: protein MDFVQSFGPYDSYLKLIRNKLGVKITMQSSRGGCRELVITGQKQPVETAFNALSRMATSRTNNEETVLNLINNKPNNNSCAPDALNAQPHSALAQDVFAVKARTDGQEGYLKSLCENDIVIAIGPAGTGKTYLAVARALVSFKKGEVRKIILCRPAVEAGERLGFLPGDYQEKVNPYLRPLYDALNSFLEFQQLRRLMETEIVEVVPLAYMRGRNLDNAFMILDEAQNSTSEQMKMFLTRMGRNSKIVVTGDITQIDLPVGKASGLVEAQSIIANIPGIAFCYLTRADIVRHPLVQSVVDAYEVKRHQKGKQK from the coding sequence ATGGATTTCGTCCAGTCATTCGGCCCGTATGACTCATATCTGAAACTCATCCGCAATAAACTGGGCGTCAAGATAACCATGCAATCCTCCCGGGGCGGCTGCCGGGAGCTGGTCATTACCGGCCAGAAACAGCCGGTGGAAACCGCCTTTAATGCCCTTTCCCGGATGGCCACTTCCCGGACGAACAATGAAGAAACGGTGCTGAATCTGATAAACAACAAGCCAAACAATAACAGCTGCGCTCCGGATGCGCTGAACGCCCAGCCGCATTCCGCGCTGGCCCAGGACGTCTTTGCCGTCAAGGCGCGCACCGATGGTCAGGAGGGCTATCTCAAATCCCTGTGTGAAAACGACATCGTGATTGCCATCGGCCCGGCCGGCACCGGCAAGACCTATCTGGCCGTGGCCCGGGCGCTGGTATCATTCAAAAAAGGCGAGGTGCGCAAGATAATCCTGTGTCGCCCGGCGGTCGAGGCCGGCGAGCGGCTGGGATTCCTGCCCGGCGACTACCAGGAAAAGGTCAATCCCTACCTTCGGCCGCTCTATGACGCCCTGAACAGCTTCCTGGAATTTCAGCAATTGCGGCGTCTGATGGAGACTGAGATTGTCGAGGTGGTGCCGCTGGCCTATATGCGCGGGCGCAACCTGGATAACGCCTTCATGATTCTGGACGAGGCCCAGAACTCCACCTCGGAGCAGATGAAGATGTTCCTGACCCGGATGGGCCGGAATTCCAAGATAGTGGTTACTGGCGACATCACCCAGATCGACCTGCCGGTCGGCAAGGCCTCCGGGCTGGTCGAGGCCCAGTCCATCATCGCCAATATTCCGGGTATTGCCTTTTGCTACCTGACCCGGGCCGATATTGTCCGGCACCCGCTGGTCCAATCCGTGGTTGACGCCTACGAGGTCAAACGGCACCAGAAGGGTAAGCAAAAATAA
- the ileS gene encoding isoleucine--tRNA ligase codes for MNEASQTEKTDYQKTLNLPQTDFSMKADLTKKEPIIRGQWAKLDLYHEILKKNHGRPKYILHDGPPYANGNVHIGTALNKILKDIVVKFKTMQGFYSPYIPGWDCHGLPIEHKVLNELGPKAKTVSQSQIRQECETYARKFIDIQRKQFRALGIFGDWDNPYLTLNPSYEAGVIEVFRDLVKSGYIYRKLRPIHWCMHCETVLAEAELEYSNETSPSIYVKFPLTDAQTKELTSKVSHSLGAVSSSSSLDISHSIVSFFIWTTTPWTLPANVAVALNPAFEYALVQTGSDVLIMAAGLVEKVMALIGVTDYKILGKVKGATLEGLAYNHPFVQRTCQVILADYVSLEDGTGIVHIAPGHGIEDYESGLKYKLPVISPVDKAGRFTPEAGVFLGERVFDADPKICQMLTDQKLLLNKVDVVHSYPHCWRCKKPLIFRATEQWFISVDNHSARQKAIEEVKKARWVPEWGKNRTVSMLESRPDWCVSRQRNWGVPIPIFYCAKCNQSLLDVKVIDHVRGIFAKEGANAWFIKSAAELMPAGVKCKCGSTEFNKENDIFDVWFESGSSFRSVVIENKDLQFPADLYLEGSDQPARWFQLSLLPSVMTRGVAPFKNVLIHGFVKRPEGEKLSKSKGAMTSDEMVAKVGADILRLWISSINFTEDIPISLEILQEKADPYRKVRNTFRYMLGNLYDYNPDTDAVKYAQMLEIDRWALNKLHRLIDMTTQSYANFEFYKVFREVYEFCVVEMSSFYFDILKDRLYTFGAKSIERRSAQTSLNEILQSLVKLVAPILSYSAEEIWDNILFVNAGRKTPDAKLPRSVHLLDWPKVDPTKIDNKLDENWKKIFLIRSEVTKEIETLRKAGQIGSSIEADVTLYTDGADLLEFLMIYEKELATIHKVSSVKVIKKPAQKAADQMQMGVAIAKSGNQKCARCWNSTADVGKTTAHPTLCGRCIGVISG; via the coding sequence ATGAATGAAGCGTCCCAAACCGAAAAGACCGATTACCAAAAGACCCTGAACCTGCCCCAGACCGACTTCTCGATGAAGGCCGACCTGACCAAGAAAGAGCCGATTATCCGCGGCCAGTGGGCCAAACTCGACCTCTATCACGAAATATTGAAGAAGAACCACGGCCGGCCCAAGTACATCCTGCATGACGGGCCGCCTTACGCCAATGGCAACGTCCATATCGGCACGGCCCTGAATAAAATCCTCAAGGACATCGTGGTCAAGTTCAAGACCATGCAGGGCTTTTACTCGCCCTATATCCCGGGCTGGGACTGCCACGGACTGCCCATTGAGCACAAGGTCTTAAACGAACTCGGGCCCAAGGCCAAGACCGTATCGCAATCACAAATCCGCCAGGAATGCGAGACCTACGCCCGCAAGTTCATCGACATCCAGCGCAAACAATTCCGGGCCTTGGGCATCTTCGGCGATTGGGATAATCCCTACCTGACCCTGAATCCGTCTTACGAGGCCGGCGTGATTGAAGTATTCCGCGACCTGGTCAAGAGCGGCTATATCTACCGCAAGCTCCGGCCCATCCACTGGTGCATGCACTGCGAGACCGTCTTAGCCGAGGCCGAACTGGAATACTCCAACGAAACCAGCCCGTCCATCTACGTCAAATTCCCGCTGACCGACGCTCAGACAAAGGAATTAACATCCAAGGTTAGTCATTCGTTGGGCGCGGTCTCTTCGAGTTCGTCATTAGACATTAGTCATTCGATCGTGTCCTTCTTCATCTGGACGACGACACCCTGGACCCTGCCGGCCAATGTGGCCGTGGCGCTGAATCCGGCATTTGAATACGCCTTAGTGCAAACAGGTAGCGATGTCCTGATTATGGCAGCCGGACTGGTGGAAAAGGTCATGGCCCTGATTGGCGTGACTGACTATAAGATTCTGGGCAAGGTCAAGGGCGCGACCCTGGAAGGCCTGGCCTATAATCATCCCTTTGTTCAGCGCACCTGCCAGGTCATCCTGGCCGACTATGTCAGCTTGGAGGACGGCACCGGCATCGTGCACATCGCGCCGGGCCATGGCATCGAGGACTACGAAAGCGGCCTGAAATACAAACTCCCGGTCATCAGCCCGGTGGACAAGGCCGGACGATTTACGCCTGAGGCCGGGGTATTCCTGGGCGAGCGGGTGTTCGACGCCGACCCGAAAATCTGCCAGATGCTCACCGACCAGAAATTGCTGTTGAATAAAGTGGATGTGGTCCACTCCTATCCGCACTGCTGGCGCTGCAAGAAACCGCTCATATTCCGGGCCACCGAACAGTGGTTCATCTCGGTGGACAATCACTCGGCCCGGCAAAAAGCCATTGAAGAAGTCAAGAAGGCCCGGTGGGTTCCGGAATGGGGCAAAAACCGGACTGTTTCAATGCTGGAATCGCGGCCCGACTGGTGCGTCTCGCGCCAGCGCAACTGGGGCGTGCCCATACCCATCTTCTACTGCGCCAAATGCAACCAGTCCCTGCTCGACGTCAAGGTCATTGACCACGTCCGCGGCATATTCGCCAAAGAGGGCGCCAATGCCTGGTTCATCAAGTCGGCCGCCGAACTCATGCCGGCCGGCGTCAAATGCAAATGCGGCTCTACCGAATTCAATAAAGAAAACGACATTTTTGACGTCTGGTTTGAATCCGGCTCGTCTTTCCGTTCGGTCGTCATAGAAAACAAAGACCTGCAATTCCCGGCTGATTTATATCTCGAGGGCTCGGACCAACCGGCCCGGTGGTTCCAGTTATCATTGTTACCCTCGGTCATGACCCGGGGTGTGGCGCCGTTTAAGAACGTGCTCATCCACGGATTTGTCAAGCGGCCGGAAGGCGAAAAGCTCTCCAAGTCCAAGGGCGCTATGACCTCGGACGAGATGGTCGCCAAGGTCGGGGCTGATATCCTCCGGCTCTGGATTTCATCCATCAACTTCACCGAGGACATCCCGATATCGCTGGAAATCCTGCAGGAAAAGGCCGACCCCTACCGCAAGGTCCGCAATACCTTCCGGTATATGCTGGGCAATCTCTATGATTACAATCCGGACACCGACGCGGTAAAATACGCCCAGATGCTGGAAATCGACCGCTGGGCATTGAACAAGCTCCATCGCCTGATTGACATGACCACCCAATCCTACGCCAACTTTGAGTTCTACAAGGTCTTCCGCGAGGTCTATGAATTCTGCGTGGTCGAGATGAGCTCGTTCTACTTTGACATATTGAAAGACCGGCTCTATACCTTCGGCGCCAAGTCAATCGAGCGCCGCTCGGCCCAGACCTCCTTAAACGAGATACTCCAGTCGCTGGTCAAACTCGTTGCCCCGATTCTCTCCTACTCAGCCGAGGAAATCTGGGACAATATCCTGTTTGTCAACGCAGGGCGCAAAACGCCGGACGCAAAACTCCCACGCAGCGTCCACTTACTCGACTGGCCCAAGGTGGACCCGACCAAGATTGACAACAAGCTGGACGAGAACTGGAAAAAGATATTCCTGATCCGCTCCGAGGTGACCAAGGAGATAGAAACTCTGCGCAAGGCCGGCCAGATCGGTTCATCCATCGAGGCCGACGTAACATTATATACCGACGGGGCGGACTTGTTGGAATTCCTGATGATATACGAAAAGGAATTGGCAACCATCCACAAGGTCTCGTCCGTCAAGGTCATCAAGAAACCGGCCCAAAAGGCGGCTGACCAGATGCAAATGGGCGTAGCCATAGCCAAATCAGGAAACCAGAAATGCGCCCGCTGCTGGAATTCCACTGCGGACGTAGGTAAAACTACAGCGCACCCGACCCTGTGTGGCCGATGCATCGGAGTCATCTCCGGTTGA
- a CDS encoding PAS domain S-box protein, with product MPPKTRSPLQAKSLNLYKFIRLVLGPDISSRQIAQRWKMDEKNFHEFRIGKYPVPRIGKLDELASVLGVDKHLVFQVASGTPAQKVFSLIKKNDLSGQIRLLSNQLDQAHQKLAKSEKLFRNLFENANDAIFLVDAEKNVFIDCNHQAERLAGRSKHDIIGAHYSILIPPDKRRIYRDFIRKNIKELKSQVKSNYLYRADGTLAHVSVSTSIVEIDGRQIMQSICRRID from the coding sequence ATGCCGCCTAAAACAAGAAGTCCGCTCCAGGCCAAATCCCTCAATCTCTACAAATTCATCCGCCTGGTGCTCGGCCCGGACATCTCCAGTCGCCAGATTGCCCAGCGCTGGAAAATGGACGAGAAGAATTTCCACGAGTTTAGGATTGGCAAATATCCGGTGCCCCGCATCGGCAAGCTGGACGAGCTGGCTTCAGTTCTGGGCGTGGATAAACATCTGGTCTTTCAGGTAGCCAGCGGCACGCCGGCCCAGAAAGTCTTCAGCCTGATAAAGAAAAATGACCTGTCCGGCCAAATCCGGCTGTTATCCAACCAGCTGGACCAGGCGCACCAAAAACTGGCCAAATCAGAAAAACTATTCCGCAACCTGTTCGAAAATGCCAACGACGCCATCTTCCTGGTGGACGCGGAAAAGAACGTGTTCATCGACTGCAACCACCAGGCCGAACGCCTGGCCGGCCGGTCCAAGCACGACATCATCGGCGCGCATTACTCCATCCTCATCCCGCCCGATAAAAGACGCATTTACCGGGACTTCATCAGAAAAAATATTAAAGAGCTCAAAAGCCAGGTAAAAAGCAATTATTTATACCGGGCCGACGGCACACTGGCTCACGTCTCGGTCAGCACCAGCATAGTGGAGATAGACGGCCGTCAGATTATGCAGAGCATCTGCCGGCGGATTGATTAA
- a CDS encoding manganese efflux pump translates to MDILTTLIIALGLATDCFTVSITSGIIIRNLKVRHAVKISLFFGLFQAVMPCVGWLAGVGMKNLITGFDHWIAFGLLVLVGGKMIYESFKIEGEKKESDPLNIYVLLTLSIATSIDALAIGVTLAFLDTVIILPVIIIGAITFIVSFIGIYAGNQFGHIFGSKIEAVGGLVLIAIGVKILVNHL, encoded by the coding sequence ATGGACATCTTAACCACGCTAATCATCGCCCTGGGCCTGGCCACGGACTGCTTCACCGTTTCCATCACCAGCGGCATCATCATCCGCAATCTTAAGGTGCGCCACGCCGTTAAGATTTCCCTGTTCTTCGGCCTGTTCCAGGCGGTCATGCCCTGCGTCGGCTGGCTGGCCGGGGTGGGCATGAAAAACCTCATCACCGGCTTCGACCACTGGATTGCCTTTGGCCTGCTGGTCCTGGTGGGCGGCAAAATGATTTACGAATCGTTCAAGATAGAGGGCGAAAAAAAGGAAAGCGACCCGCTCAATATCTACGTCCTGCTGACGCTCTCTATCGCCACCAGCATCGACGCCCTGGCCATCGGCGTCACCCTGGCGTTTCTGGATACGGTTATTATCTTGCCGGTCATCATCATCGGCGCGATTACCTTTATCGTCTCATTTATCGGTATTTATGCCGGCAACCAGTTTGGACACATCTTCGGCAGTAAGATAGAAGCCGTCGGTGGATTGGTGCTCATCGCCATCGGCGTAAAAATACTCGTTAACCACCTATAA